Proteins from a genomic interval of Bradyrhizobium sp. CCGB01:
- a CDS encoding RidA family protein — MPRRLISTGSPFEKTAGYSRAVIDGEFAFVAGTTGYDYTTMTMPADVTSQSRNCFKTIEAALKEGGFEMADIVRVTYYLTDAKDADAHFAVCGEVLGEIRPAATLLVVSALYKPEMKVEIEVTAKRRSA; from the coding sequence ATGCCCCGCCGCCTGATTTCCACCGGCTCCCCGTTCGAGAAGACCGCCGGCTACAGCCGCGCCGTGATCGACGGCGAGTTCGCCTTCGTCGCGGGAACCACCGGCTACGACTACACGACGATGACGATGCCGGCCGATGTCACGAGCCAGTCACGCAACTGCTTCAAGACCATCGAGGCCGCCCTGAAGGAGGGCGGTTTCGAGATGGCCGACATCGTCCGCGTGACCTACTACCTCACCGACGCCAAGGATGCGGACGCCCACTTCGCGGTTTGCGGCGAAGTCCTCGGCGAGATCCGCCCGGCCGCAACTCTTCTCGTCGTCTCGGCGCTCTACAAGCCCGAGATGAAGGTCGAGATCGAAGTCACCGCCAAGCGCCGCAGCGCCTGA
- a CDS encoding homospermidine synthase, with protein MSPASQIYAKITGPIVMVGFGSIGKGTLPMIERHLDYDKSRVTVIDPKDEGRKAHCEKQNVRFIQKAVTKDNYRELLTPLLTEGGGQGFCVNLSVDTGSTDIMELCNELGALYIDTVNEPWLGFYFDSSKGPEARSNYALREVTLAAKKARPKGSTTAVSCCGANPGMVSFFVKQALLNVAADLKLNAPRPKTKAEWADLMRQAGIKGIHIAERDTQRSKSPKEPDVFVNTWSVEGFLSEGVQPSELGWGTHEKWMPENARTHEAGCGAAIYLMQPGANTRVRTWCPTRGAQYGFLVTHNESISISDYFTVRDASGKAVYRPTCHYAYHPADDAVLSLHEMFGRAAKMQEKHHILDENEIVDGIDELGVLLFGHDNNAYWYGSQLSIEETRRLAPYQNATGLQVTSAVLGGMVWALENPNEGIVEADEMDFDRLLEIQLPYLGPVKGFYTDWTPLTDRPGLFPEDIDTSDPWQFRNILVR; from the coding sequence ATGAGCCCCGCCTCGCAGATCTACGCGAAGATCACCGGTCCTATCGTCATGGTCGGCTTCGGCTCCATCGGCAAAGGCACGCTGCCGATGATCGAGCGGCATCTCGATTACGACAAGTCGCGCGTCACCGTGATCGATCCCAAGGACGAGGGCCGCAAGGCGCATTGCGAGAAGCAGAATGTGCGCTTCATCCAGAAGGCCGTGACGAAGGACAACTACCGCGAATTGCTGACCCCGCTGCTGACCGAAGGCGGCGGCCAGGGCTTTTGCGTCAATCTCTCGGTCGATACCGGCTCCACCGACATCATGGAGCTCTGCAACGAGCTCGGCGCTCTCTATATCGACACCGTCAACGAGCCCTGGCTCGGCTTCTATTTCGATTCCTCGAAGGGCCCGGAAGCACGCTCCAACTACGCGCTTCGCGAAGTGACGCTGGCCGCCAAGAAGGCGCGGCCTAAGGGCTCGACCACGGCCGTCTCGTGCTGCGGCGCCAATCCCGGCATGGTCTCGTTCTTCGTCAAGCAGGCGCTGCTCAACGTCGCCGCCGATCTGAAGCTCAATGCCCCCCGGCCGAAGACCAAGGCCGAATGGGCGGACCTGATGCGGCAGGCGGGCATCAAGGGCATCCACATCGCCGAACGCGACACCCAGCGCTCCAAGTCGCCGAAAGAGCCGGACGTCTTCGTCAACACCTGGTCGGTGGAAGGTTTTCTGTCGGAAGGCGTGCAGCCGTCCGAGCTCGGCTGGGGCACCCACGAGAAATGGATGCCGGAGAATGCGCGCACCCACGAAGCCGGCTGCGGCGCGGCCATCTACCTGATGCAGCCCGGCGCCAACACGCGCGTGCGCACCTGGTGCCCGACCCGCGGCGCGCAGTATGGCTTCCTCGTCACCCACAACGAGTCGATCTCGATCTCCGATTACTTCACGGTGCGCGACGCATCGGGCAAGGCGGTCTACCGGCCGACCTGCCACTATGCCTATCATCCGGCCGACGACGCCGTGCTGTCGCTGCACGAAATGTTCGGCCGCGCCGCGAAGATGCAGGAAAAGCACCACATCCTCGACGAGAACGAGATCGTCGACGGCATCGACGAGCTCGGCGTGCTGCTGTTCGGCCATGACAACAATGCCTACTGGTACGGCTCGCAGCTCTCCATCGAAGAGACCCGCAGGCTCGCGCCCTATCAGAACGCCACCGGCCTGCAAGTGACCTCCGCCGTGCTCGGCGGCATGGTCTGGGCGCTGGAAAACCCGAACGAAGGCATCGTCGAAGCCGACGAGATGGATTTCGATCGCCTGCTTGAAATCCAGCTGCCGTATCTCGGCCCGGTGAAGGGTTTCTACACCGACTGGACGCCGCTGACGGATCGCCCGGGACTGTTTCCGGAAGATATCGACACGAGCGATCCCTGGCAGTTCCGGAATATCCTGGTCCGTTGA
- a CDS encoding acetoacetate decarboxylase: MKIEDVRRTAYSMPLTNPSFPPGPYRFFDREYFIITYTTDPEALARIVPEPLEVAEPVVKYEFIRMPDSTGFGDYTETGQVIPVRFKGELGAYTHAMYLDDEGPIAGGRELWGFPKKLAKPKIEVESDVLVGSLHYGSVLCASATMGYKHRPLDHDTVLNSMKAPNFILKIIPHVDGSPRICELVRFHLEDVTLKEAWTGPAALGLFPHALCDVARLPVREVVSALHFKADLTLGLGSVAFDYMAK, encoded by the coding sequence ATGAAGATCGAAGACGTCCGCCGCACCGCTTATTCGATGCCGCTCACCAACCCGTCATTCCCGCCGGGGCCATATCGCTTCTTCGACCGGGAATATTTCATCATCACCTACACGACCGATCCCGAAGCCCTCGCCAGAATCGTGCCGGAGCCGCTGGAGGTGGCGGAGCCGGTGGTGAAATACGAATTCATCCGCATGCCCGATTCGACCGGATTCGGCGACTACACCGAAACCGGGCAGGTCATCCCGGTCCGCTTCAAGGGTGAGTTGGGCGCCTACACCCACGCGATGTACCTCGACGATGAGGGGCCGATCGCCGGCGGCCGCGAGCTGTGGGGCTTTCCGAAGAAGCTGGCGAAGCCGAAGATCGAGGTCGAGAGCGACGTGCTCGTCGGTTCGCTGCACTACGGTTCGGTGCTGTGCGCGTCTGCGACCATGGGCTACAAGCACCGCCCGCTCGATCATGACACCGTGCTGAACTCGATGAAGGCGCCGAACTTCATCCTGAAGATCATTCCGCACGTGGACGGCAGCCCGCGGATCTGCGAGCTGGTACGGTTTCATCTCGAGGACGTCACGCTGAAGGAAGCCTGGACCGGTCCCGCCGCGCTCGGCCTGTTTCCCCATGCGCTCTGCGATGTCGCCCGCCTGCCAGTGCGCGAGGTCGTCTCCGCGCTGCACTTCAAGGCGGATTTGACGCTGGGGCTCGGCAGCGTGGCGTTCGACTACATGGCGAAGTAG
- a CDS encoding MgtC/SapB family protein codes for MRFLTTFQLADFADTLVSLTTAFVLGTLIGAERQYRQRTAGLRTNVLVAVGAAAFVDLAMHLDGADGAVRVIAYVVSGIGFLGAGVIMKQGMDVRGLNTAATLWASAAVGSCAGADMVAQAAALTVFVIAGNTMLRPLVNAINRIPLNEKALEATYYFKLAVAADALPDMRDRLVDRLEAAKYPVADVDVVEIGDDILEIVAKLVATAVDPNELNVVATDLQHLPGVRHATWEVSTTE; via the coding sequence ATGCGGTTTTTGACGACCTTCCAGCTTGCCGACTTCGCGGACACGCTGGTCAGCCTGACCACGGCCTTCGTGCTGGGCACGCTGATCGGCGCCGAGCGGCAGTATCGCCAGCGTACCGCCGGCCTGCGCACCAATGTGCTGGTCGCCGTCGGCGCCGCCGCCTTCGTCGATCTCGCCATGCATCTGGACGGTGCGGACGGCGCGGTGCGGGTGATCGCCTATGTCGTCTCAGGCATCGGCTTCCTCGGCGCCGGCGTCATCATGAAGCAGGGCATGGACGTGCGCGGGCTCAACACCGCCGCGACGCTGTGGGCCTCGGCCGCGGTCGGCTCCTGCGCCGGGGCCGACATGGTCGCCCAGGCCGCGGCGCTCACCGTGTTCGTCATCGCCGGCAACACCATGCTGCGGCCGCTGGTCAACGCCATCAACCGTATCCCGCTGAACGAGAAGGCGCTGGAGGCGACCTACTACTTCAAGCTCGCAGTCGCGGCCGACGCCCTGCCTGATATGCGCGACCGTCTGGTCGACAGGCTGGAGGCCGCGAAATATCCGGTCGCCGATGTGGACGTGGTCGAGATCGGCGACGACATCCTGGAGATCGTCGCCAAGCTGGTCGCGACCGCGGTCGATCCGAACGAGCTGAATGTCGTGGCGACCGATCTCCAGCATCTGCCGGGCGTTCGCCACGCCACCTGGGAAGTCAGCACGACGGAATAG
- a CDS encoding WD40 repeat domain-containing protein, which translates to MKEFTPAPDSASIVSVTDRVKPVALGMGVTSVHFLGPRAAFVGGEENVAFVDSKGEVTTVAAHSGGILSAASDGKRLVMGGDDGKVVALDAKGEVTLLATDPKRRWIDAVALHPDGAFAWSAGKTATVKSGKAEEKSLEVPSTVGGLAFAPKGLRLAIAHYNGATLWFPNMEGSAEFLPWAGSHLGVTFSPDNKFLVTTMHEAALHGWRLADNRHMRMTGYPGRVRSMSWSAGGKGLATSGADTVIIWPFASKDGPMGKEPAMLAPLQARVSVVACHPKNDILAAGYSDGTVLMVRLEDGAEILVRRNGTPPVAALAWNAKGTLLAFADESGDGGLLEL; encoded by the coding sequence ATGAAAGAGTTTACGCCCGCGCCCGATTCCGCCTCGATCGTCTCCGTCACCGACCGCGTCAAGCCGGTTGCGCTCGGCATGGGCGTGACCTCCGTGCATTTCCTCGGCCCCCGCGCCGCCTTCGTCGGCGGCGAAGAGAATGTCGCGTTCGTTGATAGCAAGGGCGAAGTCACCACGGTTGCCGCGCACAGCGGCGGCATTCTCTCGGCCGCCTCCGACGGCAAGCGCCTCGTCATGGGCGGTGACGACGGCAAGGTCGTCGCGCTCGACGCCAAGGGCGAGGTGACGCTGCTGGCCACCGATCCGAAGCGGCGCTGGATCGACGCGGTGGCGCTGCATCCCGACGGTGCCTTCGCCTGGTCGGCCGGCAAGACGGCAACCGTGAAGAGCGGCAAGGCCGAGGAGAAGTCGCTCGAGGTGCCCTCGACCGTCGGCGGGCTCGCGTTCGCGCCGAAGGGCCTGCGGCTCGCGATCGCCCACTACAACGGCGCGACGCTGTGGTTTCCGAACATGGAGGGATCAGCCGAATTCCTGCCCTGGGCGGGCTCGCATCTCGGCGTCACCTTCAGCCCTGACAACAAATTCCTCGTCACCACCATGCATGAGGCGGCGCTGCACGGCTGGCGGCTCGCCGACAACCGGCACATGCGCATGACCGGCTATCCCGGCCGCGTCCGCTCGATGTCCTGGAGCGCGGGCGGCAAGGGGCTGGCGACCTCGGGTGCCGACACCGTCATCATATGGCCGTTCGCCAGCAAGGACGGCCCGATGGGCAAGGAGCCCGCGATGCTGGCGCCGCTGCAGGCGCGCGTGTCGGTGGTCGCCTGCCATCCAAAGAACGACATCCTCGCCGCCGGCTACAGCGACGGCACCGTGCTGATGGTGCGTCTGGAAGACGGCGCCGAGATCCTGGTCCGCCGCAACGGCACGCCGCCAGTGGCCGCGCTCGCCTGGAACGCCAAGGGCACGCTGCTGGCGTTCGCCGACGAAAGTGGGGACGGCGGCCTGCTGGAGCTTTAA
- a CDS encoding GTP-binding protein: MSEVTSQKIPVTVLTGYLGAGKTTLLNRILSENHGKKYAVIVNEFGEIGIDNDLIIGADEEVFEMNNGCICCTVRGDLVRIMDGLMKRKGKFDAIIVETTGLADPAPVAQTFFVDEDVQKNARLDAVVTVADAKWLSDRLKDAPEAKNQIAFADVIVLNKTDLVTKPELAEVEARIRGINPYAKLHRTERCSVALADVLDRGAFDLDRILDIEPDFLEADDHDHDHDHHHHHGHDHHHHDHGHGHGHGLKHYHDEDMQSLSLKTDKPLDPNVFMPWLQNLVQVEGGKILRSKGILAFHDDDDRYVFQGVHMMLEGNHQRKWKEGEPRESRLVFIGRELPEKAIREGFESCIVS, translated from the coding sequence ATGTCTGAAGTGACCTCCCAGAAAATTCCCGTGACCGTCCTCACCGGCTATCTCGGTGCCGGCAAGACCACGCTCCTGAACCGCATCCTGTCGGAAAACCACGGCAAGAAATACGCCGTCATCGTCAACGAATTCGGCGAGATCGGCATCGACAACGACCTCATCATCGGCGCCGATGAGGAAGTGTTCGAGATGAACAACGGCTGCATCTGCTGCACCGTGCGCGGCGACCTCGTCCGCATCATGGACGGCCTGATGAAGCGCAAGGGCAAGTTCGACGCCATCATCGTCGAGACCACCGGCCTTGCCGATCCCGCGCCCGTCGCCCAGACCTTCTTCGTCGACGAGGACGTCCAGAAGAACGCCCGGCTCGACGCCGTCGTCACCGTCGCCGACGCCAAATGGCTGTCCGACCGGCTCAAGGACGCGCCGGAGGCCAAGAACCAGATCGCGTTTGCCGACGTCATCGTGCTGAACAAGACCGATCTCGTCACCAAGCCCGAGCTTGCCGAGGTCGAGGCCCGCATCCGCGGCATCAACCCCTATGCCAAGCTGCATCGTACCGAGCGCTGCTCGGTGGCGCTGGCGGACGTGCTCGACCGCGGCGCGTTCGACCTCGACCGTATCCTCGACATCGAGCCTGATTTCCTGGAGGCCGACGATCATGACCACGACCATGATCATCACCACCATCACGGCCACGACCACCATCACCATGATCACGGCCACGGTCATGGTCACGGCCTGAAGCACTATCACGACGAGGACATGCAGTCGTTGTCGCTCAAGACCGACAAACCGCTCGATCCCAACGTGTTCATGCCCTGGCTCCAGAACCTGGTGCAGGTCGAAGGCGGCAAGATCCTGCGCTCCAAGGGCATCCTCGCCTTCCACGACGATGACGACCGCTACGTCTTCCAGGGTGTCCACATGATGCTGGAGGGCAACCACCAGCGGAAGTGGAAGGAGGGCGAGCCGCGTGAGAGCCGTCTCGTCTTCATCGGTCGCGAATTGCCGGAAAAGGCCATTCGCGAGGGTTTTGAGAGCTGCATCGTCTCGTGA
- a CDS encoding metal ABC transporter solute-binding protein, Zn/Mn family — translation MRFLLVFALLLIAAPLHAAERLNVVASFSILADFVRNVGGDRINLTTLVGADSDVHVYTPAPGDAKRIADAKLVIVNGLGLEGWLPRLVQSSGAKAQVVTASAGIAPLKLGSAADPHAWQSVPNAKIYVTDIANALAAADPDDAEFFRTQAKAYLDKLEALDREVREAVAKIPPERRKVISTHDAFGYFAAEYGVQFVAPLGVSTETEPSARDIAAIIGQIKAARIPAVFLENISDDRLIRRIAAETGAKVGGTLISDGLTGEKGPAPTYIDMVRHNIKALTSALDH, via the coding sequence ATGCGCTTCCTTCTCGTCTTTGCCCTGCTGCTGATCGCCGCGCCGCTGCATGCCGCCGAGCGGCTCAACGTCGTCGCGAGCTTCTCGATCCTTGCCGACTTCGTCCGCAATGTCGGCGGCGACCGGATCAACCTGACCACGCTGGTCGGCGCCGACAGCGACGTCCACGTCTACACGCCGGCGCCTGGTGATGCGAAGCGAATCGCGGACGCGAAGCTCGTCATCGTCAACGGGCTCGGCCTCGAAGGCTGGCTGCCGCGTCTCGTGCAGTCGTCCGGCGCCAAGGCGCAAGTCGTCACCGCAAGCGCCGGCATCGCGCCGCTAAAACTCGGCTCGGCCGCCGATCCCCACGCCTGGCAGTCCGTGCCGAATGCCAAGATCTACGTGACCGACATCGCCAACGCGCTGGCTGCGGCCGACCCTGACGACGCGGAGTTCTTCCGCACTCAGGCCAAGGCCTATCTGGACAAGCTCGAGGCGCTCGACCGTGAGGTCCGCGAGGCCGTGGCCAAGATCCCGCCCGAGCGGCGCAAGGTGATCTCGACCCACGATGCCTTTGGCTATTTCGCCGCCGAATATGGCGTCCAGTTCGTGGCCCCCCTGGGCGTCTCGACCGAAACCGAGCCCAGCGCCCGGGACATCGCGGCCATCATTGGCCAGATCAAGGCCGCGAGGATTCCGGCGGTATTTCTGGAAAATATCAGCGACGACCGCCTGATCCGGCGGATCGCGGCCGAGACCGGCGCAAAGGTCGGCGGGACCCTGATTTCGGACGGTTTGACCGGCGAAAAGGGGCCTGCACCCACTTACATTGACATGGTCAGGCACAATATAAAGGCGCTGACCAGCGCGCTTGACCATTAG
- a CDS encoding metal ABC transporter permease, with protein MVYDALIGPFTEFEFMRRALAAVIALSLAGAPIGVFLMLRRMSLVGDAMAHAILPGAAVGFLLSGLNLFAMTAGGLIAGFAVAILAGVVARSTGLKEDASLATFYLASLALGVTIVSIKGTNIDLLHVLFGNILAMDDQTLLVVAFNATVTLLVLAVIYRPLVIESVDPLFLRTVSRAGGPAHLAFLALVVINLVNGFQALGTLLAVGLMILPAGIARFWSRDLTVMICIAVVAAAVSGYAGLVLSFQTRVPSGPAIILVATGIYIVSVLFGRVGGVVRQMFPGRHLEA; from the coding sequence ATGGTCTATGACGCGCTGATCGGCCCGTTCACCGAATTCGAGTTCATGCGGCGGGCGCTCGCCGCCGTGATAGCGCTGTCGCTGGCGGGTGCGCCGATAGGCGTGTTCCTGATGCTGCGGCGGATGAGCCTCGTCGGCGATGCCATGGCGCATGCGATCCTGCCCGGCGCGGCCGTAGGCTTCCTGCTCTCCGGCCTCAATCTGTTCGCGATGACGGCCGGCGGCCTGATCGCCGGCTTTGCCGTCGCGATCCTCGCCGGCGTCGTCGCGCGTTCGACCGGGCTGAAGGAGGACGCCTCGCTCGCGACCTTCTATCTGGCCTCGCTGGCGCTCGGCGTCACCATCGTCTCGATCAAGGGCACCAACATCGACCTGTTGCACGTGCTGTTCGGCAACATCCTCGCGATGGACGACCAGACATTGCTGGTGGTCGCCTTCAACGCCACGGTGACGCTGCTGGTGCTCGCGGTGATCTATCGGCCGCTGGTGATCGAGAGCGTCGATCCGCTGTTTCTGCGCACGGTCAGCCGCGCCGGTGGGCCGGCGCATCTCGCCTTTCTCGCGCTGGTCGTGATCAACCTCGTCAACGGCTTTCAGGCGCTCGGCACGCTGCTGGCGGTGGGATTGATGATTTTGCCGGCGGGCATTGCGCGGTTCTGGTCGCGCGACCTCACCGTCATGATCTGCATCGCGGTCGTCGCCGCCGCTGTCTCGGGCTATGCCGGCCTCGTGCTGTCGTTCCAGACCCGCGTGCCTTCAGGCCCCGCGATCATCCTGGTCGCGACGGGGATCTACATCGTCTCCGTGCTGTTCGGCCGCGTCGGCGGCGTCGTCAGGCAGATGTTTCCCGGCCGGCATCTGGAGGCGTGA
- a CDS encoding metal ABC transporter ATP-binding protein: MAAALHFHNVTLGYDRHPAVHHLNGEVAAGALVAVIGPNGAGKSTLLRGIVGIVRPLDGSIHLGGLDSRDIAYLPQSAEIDRSFPISVFDFVGTGLWRGTGLFGGIGKAARGKILRAIAAVGLNGFENRPIGTLSGGQMQRVLFARVLLQDARLIVLDEPFNAIDSKTTTDLLALVKHWHGEGRTVLAALHDMEMVRNHFTETLVLARGPVAWGPTAEVLTPENLMVAMRMCEAFDDSAAACAADEVGSRAA; encoded by the coding sequence ATGGCGGCGGCGCTGCACTTTCACAATGTCACGCTCGGCTATGACCGCCATCCGGCCGTGCATCATCTCAACGGCGAGGTCGCCGCCGGTGCGCTGGTTGCCGTGATCGGCCCGAACGGCGCCGGCAAATCGACGCTGCTGCGCGGCATCGTCGGCATTGTCCGGCCGCTCGACGGCAGCATCCATCTTGGCGGGCTCGACAGCAGGGACATCGCCTATCTGCCGCAGAGCGCGGAGATCGACCGCAGCTTCCCGATCTCGGTGTTCGATTTCGTCGGCACCGGGCTGTGGCGCGGCACCGGCCTGTTCGGCGGCATCGGCAAGGCCGCCCGCGGGAAGATCTTGCGCGCGATCGCAGCCGTCGGCCTCAATGGCTTCGAGAACCGCCCCATTGGCACGCTCTCGGGCGGGCAGATGCAGCGCGTGCTGTTCGCGCGCGTGCTGCTCCAGGATGCACGCCTGATCGTGCTCGACGAGCCCTTCAACGCCATCGACAGCAAGACCACGACCGACCTGCTCGCGCTGGTGAAGCACTGGCACGGCGAGGGCCGCACCGTGCTCGCCGCGCTGCACGACATGGAGATGGTGCGCAACCATTTCACCGAGACCCTGGTGCTGGCGCGCGGTCCCGTGGCGTGGGGCCCGACGGCGGAGGTGCTGACGCCCGAAAATCTGATGGTTGCGATGCGGATGTGCGAGGCCTTTGACGACAGTGCCGCTGCGTGCGCGGCTGACGAAGTCGGTTCGCGGGCGGCGTGA
- a CDS encoding permease: MSEPSPNNPAPAEDAESEPRPGRVRKPIGWSTIIIAALVAVSAGLVWRRDGTDGVLEILTHDLSLFGGILPRVLAGCLLGAFISEILPHEKVSRSLGPKSGLMGLLIGTAFGAILPGGPFTAYPVASALLAVGADFGATIAMVVSWTLIGYGRAVAWEIPIMGTDFTLWRILISLPLPVLAGALGRFVYVRVYPQPAAKDDET, encoded by the coding sequence TTGTCAGAACCTTCCCCGAACAATCCGGCGCCTGCCGAGGACGCGGAGTCCGAGCCGCGGCCGGGGCGTGTGCGCAAGCCGATCGGCTGGTCGACCATCATCATCGCGGCGCTGGTGGCGGTGAGCGCGGGCCTGGTCTGGCGCCGTGACGGCACCGACGGTGTCCTTGAGATTCTCACGCACGACCTCTCGCTGTTCGGCGGCATCCTGCCGCGCGTGCTGGCGGGCTGCCTGCTCGGGGCCTTCATCTCCGAAATCCTGCCGCACGAAAAAGTCTCGCGCTCGCTCGGGCCGAAATCCGGCCTGATGGGTCTTCTGATCGGCACGGCCTTCGGCGCAATTCTCCCGGGCGGACCCTTCACCGCCTATCCGGTGGCGAGCGCGCTGCTCGCGGTCGGCGCCGATTTCGGCGCCACCATCGCCATGGTCGTGAGCTGGACCCTGATCGGCTACGGCCGGGCGGTGGCCTGGGAAATCCCGATCATGGGCACCGACTTCACGCTGTGGCGGATCCTGATCTCGCTGCCGCTGCCGGTGCTCGCCGGCGCGCTCGGCCGCTTCGTCTATGTCCGGGTCTATCCGCAGCCGGCCGCGAAGGATGACGAGACTTGA
- a CDS encoding superoxide dismutase has product MTFTLPPLPYAYDALGQFMSKETLEFHHDKHHQAYVTNGNNALKGTEWEGKSLEEIVKGSFGKNPAVFNNAGQHYNHIHFWSWMKPNGGGTKLPGKLEKKINEDLGGFEKFKTDFQAAGVGQFGSGWCWLQVKNGKLEISKTPNGENPLVHGATPILGCDVWEHSYYIDYRNRRPDYLKAFVENLVNWEYVESLFNKA; this is encoded by the coding sequence ATGACCTTTACGCTGCCCCCCCTCCCTTACGCCTATGACGCCCTCGGCCAGTTCATGTCGAAGGAGACGCTGGAATTCCACCACGACAAGCATCATCAGGCCTACGTCACCAACGGCAATAACGCGCTCAAGGGGACCGAATGGGAAGGCAAGTCCCTTGAGGAGATCGTCAAGGGCTCGTTCGGCAAGAACCCCGCCGTGTTCAACAATGCCGGTCAGCACTACAACCACATCCACTTCTGGAGCTGGATGAAGCCCAACGGTGGCGGCACCAAGCTGCCCGGCAAGCTCGAGAAGAAGATCAACGAGGACCTCGGCGGCTTCGAGAAGTTCAAGACCGACTTCCAGGCGGCCGGCGTCGGCCAGTTCGGCTCCGGCTGGTGCTGGCTCCAGGTCAAGAACGGCAAGCTCGAAATCTCCAAGACCCCGAACGGCGAGAATCCGCTGGTGCACGGCGCCACGCCGATCCTCGGCTGCGACGTCTGGGAGCACTCCTACTACATCGACTATCGCAACCGCCGTCCGGACTATCTGAAGGCGTTCGTCGAGAACCTCGTGAACTGGGAATACGTCGAGTCCCTGTTCAACAAGGCGTAA
- a CDS encoding GNAT family N-acetyltransferase, producing the protein MSIEIDILNGDASWRIAEPLHQAVWGPQMVADKPWANVKWANADLRVLIETPEDGLVCHVGIYFRTITWNGQKVHIGGIGGVCTREDRRGRGYATVAIDAAVHTMRANEAVRFALLFCEPHNFAFYQTRSWLPFQGEVYCEQPEGRIRFTHMAPYVFNIVRAPTLGTIDLCGLPW; encoded by the coding sequence ATGAGCATCGAGATCGACATTTTGAACGGCGATGCTTCCTGGCGCATCGCGGAGCCGCTGCATCAGGCGGTCTGGGGACCGCAGATGGTCGCAGACAAGCCCTGGGCCAATGTCAAATGGGCCAATGCCGATTTGCGTGTGCTGATCGAGACGCCCGAGGACGGCCTCGTCTGCCATGTCGGCATCTACTTCCGCACCATCACCTGGAACGGGCAGAAGGTGCATATCGGCGGCATCGGCGGGGTCTGCACGCGCGAGGACCGGCGCGGCCGCGGTTATGCGACGGTGGCGATCGACGCGGCCGTGCATACCATGCGCGCCAACGAGGCCGTTCGCTTCGCGCTGCTGTTCTGCGAACCACACAATTTTGCATTCTACCAGACCCGAAGCTGGCTGCCCTTCCAAGGCGAGGTCTATTGCGAGCAGCCGGAGGGGCGGATCCGCTTCACCCACATGGCGCCCTACGTCTTCAACATCGTCCGCGCGCCGACGCTGGGCACCATCGACCTATGCGGCCTGCCCTGGTGA